In Diorhabda carinulata isolate Delta chromosome 6, icDioCari1.1, whole genome shotgun sequence, a single genomic region encodes these proteins:
- the LOC130895253 gene encoding exportin-4-like: protein MNDNIISELGKAAEVIMAPPNVVSNEQRHLAESIFLNFRKSKSPYGICREILEKSQNEYVLFEAAEVLKSAIIREWSFLFDDDKTSIRQYLFQYITTKSLPPFVRDRILQVIAIIVKRASIDDGGRERANILKEVENLIVNAEPQKKILGCNIILNLMQEYATTVKSTDVGLPWEVHFKAKKQFEATDLKRIFQFCIYLLSEVVKNDPPYSDTLLELTRHLLKITETVLTWGYVSPILPKRLIGIYESLYEADSAPALKLNSSWSEIMLNPEMLRLMFQIYWKIRDIDQLAHHSLNCLVQLASLNGGILPTDESRLEYLHSYLMAFFNLVSNITIKNKESLGISNIVKKLIVFYVHDIAKLPDNMKDTLLDEFTRITCHLCDGATIEEANSEEDRFFTDAFDNMLDAWTNLLQEFTHSYLESKFQECAKQVFNKYVQCHLCPPDGCRKLGNDTEDIEDDEDNDRIKYKEQLQVIGMFGRVVPAHSLSVLYKLLEDRISKFVNHLQTMQIRAMNVAEADTLNNLFEDMHWTILISGHILCMDSDGETPMIPSEIMQYSIDQYNRQESTLNATMAAIIALESKVAIPENFEQCDHVVRILFNIMKLCTIEDYAASVKLGQFMSPEVGSSVMWFLKRWCLSYLLPVENYYQELSPTLIGCLGKDTDGARLIVCYVLSKIQSNLYHFQTEPVLLKDTVELFCDIVCVKQKSAQIVKTESMRNLIKLFGQLEPGTLPPNIIRGLCKGFVLAGVALHTRNFSADAQSTMNEYYELILTPLQQRFKSLTSQADFTSICHQEKIQKIVIDLLEAFIGIVKGSLMPSSTTLFHFLAPILSELPVFITVYNNYQVIVQLILELFGQCAKYMLCYLSPLDSKRLYESSLATVQAYAKCNQGRFTTESFAEESSFQDLALILDLLTFILSKDCFDLCTDTNNEEINVTASDISLFGLNFIMPLMTMDLLKYPSLCAQYYRLLVLINDIYPEKICNLPPELLNTLLRSIELGLTNFGSDIVQACLDFIQGMATYTFRHSLMETPFGQAIRPFLKTVMDLTLSHQINTDSTYYASNCIYALMCCFQDDYKMLVQSLIQMQTDPMTAERLAAAFNNLVMNVDMTCDRSPKLKFRDNFDKFIANVHGFLLVK, encoded by the exons atgaatgataatattATATCTGAGTTGGGAAAAGCTGCCGAAGTTATAATG gCGCCTCCGAACGTTGTGTCCAACGAACAAAGACATCTTGCggaaagtatatttttaaatttcagaaaAAGCAAATCCCCTTACGGTATTTGTagagaaattttagaaaaatctcAGAATGAATATGTACTATTTGAAGCAGCAGAAGTGCTTAAAAGTGCTATTATAAGAGAATggtcatttttatttgatgatgaCAAAACTTCTATTAGACAATACTTGTTCCAATATATTACTACAAAATCGTTACCGCCTTTTGTAAGAGATAGAATTTTGCAAGTTATTGCTATTATAGTTAAAAGGGCAAGTATAGATGATGGAGGTAGAGAGAGGgcaaatatattgaaagaagTTGAAAACCTTATTGTTAATGCTGAACCTCAAAAA aaaattttaggttgtaatataatattaaatctAATGCAAGAATATGCAACAACAGTAAAATCAACAGATGTAGGACTTCCTTGGGAAGTTCATTTCAAAGCAAAGAAACAATTTGAAGCTACAGATTTGAAGAGAATTTTTCAGTTCTGCATATACCTTTTATCAGAAGTAGTGAAAAATGATCCACCATATTCAGATACCTTGTTGGAATTAACAAGACATTTGTTAAAGATAACTGAAACTGTTCTCACTTGGGGCTATGTTTCACCAATT CTACCCAAAAGACTGATTGGCATCTATGAGTCATTGTATGAAGCAGATTCGGCACCAGctttaaaattgaattcatcGTGGTCTGAAATTATGTTAAATCCGGAAATGCTTCGATTGATGTTtcagatttattggaaaataagaGACATTGACCAATTGGCTCATCATTCTTTAAACTGCTTAGTTCAATTGGCATCTTTGAACGGAGGTATTCTACCTACAGATGAGTCTAGATTGGAATATCTACATTCATATTTAATGGCATTTTTCAATCTGGTATCCAA tataactataaaaaacaaagaatcaTTAGGTATATCAAATATAGTAAAGAAATTGATTGTATTTTATGTACACGATATTGCAAAGCTACCAGACAACATGAAAGATACTTTATTAGATGAATTTACAAGGATAACATGTCATTTATGTGACGGTGCTACAATAGAGGAAGcg AATAGCGAAGAAGACAGATTTTTCACCGATGCTTTTGACAACATGTTAGATGCTTGGACAAATTTATTACAAGAATTCACACATTCTTATTTAGAAAGTAAATTTCAGGAATGTGCTAaacaagtttttaataaatatgtacaaTGTCATTTGTGCCCTCCTGATGGATGTAGGAAACTTGGTAATGATACTGAAGATATAGAAGATGATGAGGATAATGATAGAATTAAATATAAGGAGCAGTTACAGGTGATAGGGATGTTTGGTAGGGTTGTGCCGGCGCATTCTCTGTCAGTTTTGTATAA ACTTCTCGAAGATCGTATTAGTAAATTTGTGAATCATTTACAAACGATGCAAATTCGAGCAATGAACGTAGCAGAAGCGGATACATTAAACAATCTATTTGAAGATATGCATTGGACGATTCTCATATCTGGTCACATACTTTGTATGGATAGTGATGGGGAAACTCCTATGATTCCTTCGGAGATAATGCAGTACTCTATAG ATCAATATAATAGACAGGAATCTACTTTGAATGCTACGATGGCTGCAATAATCGCTTTAGAATCTAAAGTAGCCATTCCAGAAAACTTTGAACAATGCGATCATGTTGTAAGAATACTTTTCAATATAATGAAGCTTTGTACAATTGAAGATTACGCAGCTTCGGTGAAATTGGGCCAATTTATGAGTCCAGAAGTGGGATCTAGTGTTATGTGGTTCTTAAAACGATGGTGCCTTTCTTATTTATTAcctgttgaaaattattatcaagAG ttgagTCCGACGTTAATAGGATGTTTGGGGAAAGATACAGATGGTGCTAGGTTAATTGTGTGCTATGTATTGTCAAAAATCCAGTCGAATTTGTATCATTTCCAAACTGAACCAGTGTTGTTGAAAGATACAGTGGAACTATTCTGTGATATAGTCTGCGTTAAACAAAA atcTGCCCAAATAGTAAAAACGGAAAGTATGCGCAACCTCATAAAACTATTTGGACAATTGGAACCTGGTACTCTACCTCCTAACATAATCAGGGGCCTCTGCAAGGGATTCGTTTTAGCGGGAGTAGCATTACATACAAGAAACTTTTCAGCAGATGCTCAATCGACGATGAACGAATATTACGAACTAATCCTAACACCTCTACAACAACGTTTCAAAAGCCTTACTAGCCAAGCTGATTTCACCAGCATATGCCatcaagaaaaaatacaaaaaatagtaattgatTTACTAGAAGCGTTTATAGGTATAGTGAAAGGTTCCTTGATGCCGAGCTCGACTACACTGTTTCATTTCTTAGCACCGATATTGAGCGAACTACCAGTTTTCATCACTGTCTACAATAATTATCAAGTCATAGTCCAACTTATCCTAGAACTTTTCGGACAGTGTGCTAAGTACATGCTGTGCTATTTATCACCTTTAGATAGCAAAAGGTTGTACGAAAGTTCGTTGGCTACGGTCCAAGCGTACGCTAAATGTAACCAAGGTAGATTTACGACTGAATCTTTCGCGGAAGAAAGTAGTTTTCAAGATCTAGCTCTCATTTTAGATCTGTTGACATTCATATTATCGAAAGATTGTTTCGATTTATGTACAGATACTAATAACGAAGAGATAAACGTTACGGCTTCGGACATATCTTTATTCGGTTTAAATTTCATAATGCCTCTAATGACCATGGATTTACTTAAATATCCTAGTTTGTGTGCTCAATATTACAGATTGTTGGTACTAATCAATGATATATACCCGGAGAAAATATGTAACCTACCACCGGAACTTCTTAATACTTTATTAAGATCTATAGAACTTGGTTTAACTAATTTCGGTTCTGATATAGTACAAGCCTGTTTGGATTTTATACAAGGTATGGCTACTTATACGTTCAGACATAGTTTAATGGAAACTCCTTTCGGACAAGCTATAAgaccttttttaaaaacagtcATGGATTTAACTTTATCACATCAAATTAATACTGATTCAACTTATTACGCAAGTAATTGTATTTACGCCCTGATGTGTTGTTTTCAAGACGATTATAAAATGTTAGTGCAGAGTTTGATACAGATGCAGACTGATCCGATGACCGCAGAAAGACTTGCAGCAGCTTTCAATAATTTGGTTATGAACGTCGATATGACTTGCGATAGATCGcctaaattgaaatttagagataattttgataagtttataGCTAACGTTCACGGTTTTTTGTTAGTTAAGTAG
- the LOC130895258 gene encoding proliferation-associated protein 2G4, protein MADEKDVVEKTIAEDLVVTKYKMAGEIVNRVLKQVIDKCLPGTSVREICEYGDTLLIDETSKVFKKEKELKKGIAFPTSVSVNNCICHFSPVPSEIDYILKENDVAKVDLGAHIDGFIAVVAHTIVVGSSGNKITGRKADAILAAHYASQAALRLLKPGNETYAITDAVQKVAESFKCKPVEGMLSHQLKQFKIDGEKTIIQNPNDAQKKEHEKFELDKHEVYAMDVLISTGEGVGKETDTRVSIYKKTDEIYQLKLKASRMFYTEVRAKYGNMPFNLRNFQDETKAKMGVVECVKNKLIEPFQVLYEKPGEIVAHFKFTVLLMPNGPHKITGLPVDTDLYQSEHSVVDPELKSILNSSANPKSAKKKKKKSESSTDPTPMEVEAAA, encoded by the exons ATGGCGGACGAAAAAGATGTGGTCGAAAAAACTATTGCCGAAGACTTGGTGGTTACCAAGTATAAAATGGCTGGAGAGATTGTTAATA gagTTTTAAAACAAGTTATAGATAAGTGTCTACCGGGTACTTCTGTGAGGGAGATTTGCGAGTACGGAGACACACTTCTTATAGACGAAACTAGTAAggttttcaaaaaagaaaaggaaTTAAAAAAGGGTATTGCTTTCCCAACTAGTGTGTCTGTAAACAACTGTATTTGCCATTTCTCTCCTGTACCAAGTGAAATAGATTATATTCTCAAAGAAAACGATGTTGCTAAAGT TGACTTGGGAGCACATATCGATGGTTTTATAGCAGTAGTTGCCCACACTATAGTAGTTGGTTCATCTGGTAATAAGATTACTGGAAGGAAGGCTGACGCTATTCTAGCAGCACATTATGCTTCCCAAGCTGCTCTCAGACTTTTGAAACCTGGAAATGAAACTTACGCTATTACAGATGCTGTTCAAAAAGTTGCCGAATCCTTCAAATGTAAACCAGTTGAAg GTATGTTGAGCCACCAACTAAAGCAATTTAAAATTGACggtgaaaaaacaataatacaGAATCCTAATGATGCCCAAAAAAAGGAAcacgaaaaatttgaattagatAAACATGAAGTTTATGCAATGGACGTTTTAATAAGTACAG GTGAAGGTGTGGGCAAAGAAACTGATACCAGAGTAtctatatacaaaaaaacagaTGAAATCTACCAACTGAAATTGAAAGCTTCAAGGATGTTTTACACGGAAGTTAGAGCGAAATACGGAAACATGCCGTTCAACTTGAGGAATTTCCAGGATGAGACTAAAGCAAAAATGGGAGTTGTTGAATGCGTTAAGAATAAATTGATAGAACCTTTTCAGGTTTTATACGAAAAACCAG GTGAAATTGTAGCGCATTTTAAGTTCACTGTACTTTTAATGCCTAATGGACCACACAAAATAACAGGTCTACCAGTCGATACAGATTTATATCAGTCCGAACATTCTGTCGTCGATCCCGAATTGAAATCCATCCTAAACAGTTCCGCCAATCCTAAATCTgcgaaaaagaaaaagaagaagtctgAAAGTTCAACAGATCCTACACCGATGGAAGTAGAAGCGGCTGCTTAA
- the LOC130895254 gene encoding phosphatidylinositol 3-kinase catalytic subunit type 3 isoform X1 has product MEELNDKFYYVYSSSISERIQIKIGTLEGKRQKPEYTKILEDPMLKYSGLYQDGCADLFVQCIIYDNNQPLALPVSTSYKAFTQRWNWNEWLTLPVQFNDLPRTALLALTIYDCFGPNRLFPVGGTTISLFSKHGLFRQGMLDLRVWPNRQADGNFPTTTPGKTKNGKEQMQRLSKLAKKHRNGYITKVDWLDRLTFRELEMINEKEKRSSEYLYLMIEFPTISIDSIPHHVVYFEQNGEEIVSVRSQADLVTVPDQEILKENLVESKHHKLARSLRSGHCDKDAKPNATMRDILHTIVSYPSTKNLSNEEQDHVWKYRFYLSSQKKALAKFLKCVNWNQHNEVRQALHMMEIWAPMDVEDALELLSPNFAHAAVRRYAISRLQQAPDDEIMLYLLQLVQALKYENFKTIQEGYNRISPSRDSYFPTDEKEAQLEKKDSKESNSTITNEPLLHRSSSYNQDTILADQIASSNVNSVIENPDQKLSSLPENVLQNPITDSGNTDTLRSHINDEEEIQNLASFLIHRACKNFNLANYFYWYLLLECEDQDTNLRQDVADESVRNMYLTVMKTFSQTLARGSESMQKKRHILSKQQKFIDKLVKLMKIVSRESGNRKRKAEKLQQLLADSDSKFNFSKFEPIPFPLDPDVIINGIIPEQASLFKSALMPSKLHFKTIDNKEYVAIFKLGDDLRQDQLILQMITLMDKLLSKENLDLKLTPYRVLATSTKHGFVQFIDSVTVAEALATEGSIHNYFRKYHPQENGPYGIAPDIMDTYVRSCAGYCVITYLLGVGDRHLDNLLLTQDGKLFHIDFGYILGRDPKPLPPPMKLSREMVEAMGGVNSEHFQQFRKLCYTAFLHLRRHANLMLNLFSLMVDASVPDIALEPDKAVRKVQDKLRLDLGEEEAVQHIQNLIETSVTAIMAALVEQLHKITQYIRK; this is encoded by the exons atggagGAGTTAAATGACAAGTTTTATTATGTGTACAGTTCATCAATTTCAGAaagaattcaaattaaaat TGGTACTTTAGAAGGTAAAAGACAAAAACCCGAATATACAAAAATCTTAGAAGACCCTATGTTAAAGTACTCCGGTCTTTATCAAGATGGATGTGCAGATTTATTTGTACAATGTATAATTTATGACAACAATCAACCATTGGCTTTACCAGTTTCCACATCTTATAAAGCTTTTACTCAAAGATGGAA TTGGAATGAGTGGTTAACTTTACCTGTACAGTTCAATGATTTACCTAGAACTGCTCTTTTAGCCCTTACAATATATGACTGTTTTGGTCCAAACAGATTGTTTCCTGTTGGTGGAACTACAATTTCACTTTTTAGTAAGCATGGATTATTTAGGCAG GGAATGTTGGACTTGAGGGTTTGGCCAAACAGACAAGCTGATGGTAATTTTCCTACTACAACCCcaggtaaaacaaaaaatggtaaAGAACAGATGCAGAGGTTATCGAAATTGGCCAAAAAACATAGAAACGGCTATATTACAAAg gtaGATTGGTTGGACAGATTGACTTTTAGAGAATTAgaaatgataaatgaaaaagaaaaacgatCTTCCGAATATTTATATCTGATGATTGAATTTCCTACAATATCTATTGATAGTATACCACATCATGTCGTTTATTTTGAACAGAATGGCGAAGAAATAGTATCTGTAAGATCTCAAGCTGATTTAGTAACTGTTCCTGACCAAGAGATTCTCAAG gaGAACCTAGTAGAGAGCAAACATCACAAACTTGCAAGATCTCTGCGAAGCGGACATTGTGATAAAGATGCGAAACCGAACGCTACGATGCGTGACATTCTCCACACGATCGTTTCCTATCCCTCAACTAAAAATCTATCTAACGAAGAACAAGATCACGTTTGGAAGTACAGATTTTATCTTAGTAGTCAAAAGAAGGCACTggcgaaatttttgaaatgcgtTAATTGGAATCAACACAATGAAGTCAGACAAGCTTTACACATGATGGAAATTTGGGCGCCTATGGATGTCGAAGATGCTTTAGAATTGTTGAGTCCGAATTTCGCGCACGCGGCTGTGCGTCGATACGCTATTTCTAGATTACAACAAGCTCCTGATGATGAAATTATGTTGTATTTGTTGCAGTTAGTACAAGCTTTGAAGTACGAAAATTTCAAGACTATACAAGAAG GTTATAACAGAATTTCTCCAAGTAGAGACTCTTATTTTCCCACAGACGAAAAAGAAGCtcaattggaaaaaaaagaTAGTAAAGAAAGTAATAGTACTATCACAAACGAACCATTATTACATCGATCATCCAGCTACAACCAAG ATACAATCCTAGCTGATCAAATAGCATCCTCGAATGTTAATAGTGTCATTGAAAATCCTGATCAAAAATTAAGCAGTCTTCCAGAAAATGTTTTGCAAAACCCCATAACTGATAGTGGTAATACGGATACTTTGAGAAGTCACATTAATGATGAGGAGGAAATTCAGAACCTGGCTTCTTTTTTAATACACAGGGCTTGCAAAAATTTCAACCTagccaattatttttattggtacTTATTGTTGGAATGTGAGGATCAAGATACTAATCTGAGGCAAGATGTTGCAGAT GAATCAGTTAGAAATATGTATTTGACTGTGATGAAAACTTTCTCTCAAACTTTGGCAAGAGGTAGCGAATCTATGCAAAAGAAACGACATATTCTAAGcaaacaacaaaaattcatagaCAAATTggtgaaattgatgaaaattgtaTCCCGAGAAAGTGGAAATCGAAAAAGAAAAGCGGAAAAGTTGCAACAACTATTAGCAGATTCTGATAGTAAATTTAACTTTTCCAAATTCGAACCGATACCATTTCCTTTAGATCCCGATGTTATAATAAATGGAATAATACCCGAACAAGCTAGTTTATTCAAATCGGCTTTAATGCcttcaaaattacattttaaaacg atcgACAATAAAGAATATGTTGCCATTTTTAAATTGGGAGATGATTTAAGACAAGATCAACTGATTTTACAAATGATCACTCTTATGGATAAATTATTGagtaaagaaaatttagatttgAAATTGACACCTTACAGAGTTTTAGCTACGAGCACAAAACATGGTTTTGTTCAATTCATTGATTCAGTAACTGTTGCCGAAGCTTTAGCCACAGaag gAAGTATCCATAATTATTTCCGCAAATATCATCCTCAAGAAAACGGTCCGTATGGCATCGCTCCAGATATAATGGATACTTACGTTCGTTCCTGCGCCGGTTATTGCGTTATAACTTACCTTTTAGGAGTAGGAGATAGACATTTGGATAATTTGTTGCTTACCCAAGATGGTAAATTGTTCCATATTGATTTCGGTTACATTTTGGGTAGGGATCCGAAGCCTTTACCGCCTCCTATGAAGTTGAGCAGGGAAATGGTGGAGGCGATGGGAGGTGTGAATTCCGAACACTTCCAACAATTTAGGAAATTGTGTTATACTGCGTTTCTTCATTTAAGAAG gCATGCAAATTTGATgctaaatttattttcattgatgGTTGACGCCAGTGTTCCTGATATCGCTTTGGAACCGGATAAAGCAGTACGTAAAGTACAGGACAAATTGAGGTTAGATTTAGGAGAAGAAGAAGCCGTACAAcacatacaaaatttaatagAGACTTCAGTTACAGCTATAATGGCAGCTTTGGTCGAACAATTACATAAGattactcaatatataagaaaatag
- the LOC130895254 gene encoding phosphatidylinositol 3-kinase catalytic subunit type 3 isoform X2 — protein sequence MPFWNQKNTNDKLQHLVCHLCGTVIKTSAIKCGKCSCYLHTRCFEKAAEIFVIEKNFWECKKCLDNYKLFEIDLIRIENRCLKDQVTLLTKLVSEQDYVNCLQKQRLRDIQVNKKENLVESKHHKLARSLRSGHCDKDAKPNATMRDILHTIVSYPSTKNLSNEEQDHVWKYRFYLSSQKKALAKFLKCVNWNQHNEVRQALHMMEIWAPMDVEDALELLSPNFAHAAVRRYAISRLQQAPDDEIMLYLLQLVQALKYENFKTIQEGYNRISPSRDSYFPTDEKEAQLEKKDSKESNSTITNEPLLHRSSSYNQDTILADQIASSNVNSVIENPDQKLSSLPENVLQNPITDSGNTDTLRSHINDEEEIQNLASFLIHRACKNFNLANYFYWYLLLECEDQDTNLRQDVADESVRNMYLTVMKTFSQTLARGSESMQKKRHILSKQQKFIDKLVKLMKIVSRESGNRKRKAEKLQQLLADSDSKFNFSKFEPIPFPLDPDVIINGIIPEQASLFKSALMPSKLHFKTIDNKEYVAIFKLGDDLRQDQLILQMITLMDKLLSKENLDLKLTPYRVLATSTKHGFVQFIDSVTVAEALATEGSIHNYFRKYHPQENGPYGIAPDIMDTYVRSCAGYCVITYLLGVGDRHLDNLLLTQDGKLFHIDFGYILGRDPKPLPPPMKLSREMVEAMGGVNSEHFQQFRKLCYTAFLHLRRHANLMLNLFSLMVDASVPDIALEPDKAVRKVQDKLRLDLGEEEAVQHIQNLIETSVTAIMAALVEQLHKITQYIRK from the exons ATGCCTTTTTGGAACCAAAAAAATACGAACGATAAATTACAACATTTGGTATGCCATTTGTGCGGTACTGTAATCAAAACCAGCGCCATCAAATGTGGTAAATGTTCTTGCTATTTACATACGAGGTGTTTTGAGAAAGCCGCCGAAATTTTCGtgatcgaaaaaaatttttgggaatgtaaaaaatgtttggaCAATTACAAGTTGTTCGAAATCGACCTGATCAGGATTGAAAATAGGTGTTTGAAAGATCAAGTTACGCTTTTGACTAAGTTAGTAAGCGAACAGGATTATGTAAATTGTTTACAGAAACAGCGATTGCGGGATATccaagtaaataaaaaa gaGAACCTAGTAGAGAGCAAACATCACAAACTTGCAAGATCTCTGCGAAGCGGACATTGTGATAAAGATGCGAAACCGAACGCTACGATGCGTGACATTCTCCACACGATCGTTTCCTATCCCTCAACTAAAAATCTATCTAACGAAGAACAAGATCACGTTTGGAAGTACAGATTTTATCTTAGTAGTCAAAAGAAGGCACTggcgaaatttttgaaatgcgtTAATTGGAATCAACACAATGAAGTCAGACAAGCTTTACACATGATGGAAATTTGGGCGCCTATGGATGTCGAAGATGCTTTAGAATTGTTGAGTCCGAATTTCGCGCACGCGGCTGTGCGTCGATACGCTATTTCTAGATTACAACAAGCTCCTGATGATGAAATTATGTTGTATTTGTTGCAGTTAGTACAAGCTTTGAAGTACGAAAATTTCAAGACTATACAAGAAG GTTATAACAGAATTTCTCCAAGTAGAGACTCTTATTTTCCCACAGACGAAAAAGAAGCtcaattggaaaaaaaagaTAGTAAAGAAAGTAATAGTACTATCACAAACGAACCATTATTACATCGATCATCCAGCTACAACCAAG ATACAATCCTAGCTGATCAAATAGCATCCTCGAATGTTAATAGTGTCATTGAAAATCCTGATCAAAAATTAAGCAGTCTTCCAGAAAATGTTTTGCAAAACCCCATAACTGATAGTGGTAATACGGATACTTTGAGAAGTCACATTAATGATGAGGAGGAAATTCAGAACCTGGCTTCTTTTTTAATACACAGGGCTTGCAAAAATTTCAACCTagccaattatttttattggtacTTATTGTTGGAATGTGAGGATCAAGATACTAATCTGAGGCAAGATGTTGCAGAT GAATCAGTTAGAAATATGTATTTGACTGTGATGAAAACTTTCTCTCAAACTTTGGCAAGAGGTAGCGAATCTATGCAAAAGAAACGACATATTCTAAGcaaacaacaaaaattcatagaCAAATTggtgaaattgatgaaaattgtaTCCCGAGAAAGTGGAAATCGAAAAAGAAAAGCGGAAAAGTTGCAACAACTATTAGCAGATTCTGATAGTAAATTTAACTTTTCCAAATTCGAACCGATACCATTTCCTTTAGATCCCGATGTTATAATAAATGGAATAATACCCGAACAAGCTAGTTTATTCAAATCGGCTTTAATGCcttcaaaattacattttaaaacg atcgACAATAAAGAATATGTTGCCATTTTTAAATTGGGAGATGATTTAAGACAAGATCAACTGATTTTACAAATGATCACTCTTATGGATAAATTATTGagtaaagaaaatttagatttgAAATTGACACCTTACAGAGTTTTAGCTACGAGCACAAAACATGGTTTTGTTCAATTCATTGATTCAGTAACTGTTGCCGAAGCTTTAGCCACAGaag gAAGTATCCATAATTATTTCCGCAAATATCATCCTCAAGAAAACGGTCCGTATGGCATCGCTCCAGATATAATGGATACTTACGTTCGTTCCTGCGCCGGTTATTGCGTTATAACTTACCTTTTAGGAGTAGGAGATAGACATTTGGATAATTTGTTGCTTACCCAAGATGGTAAATTGTTCCATATTGATTTCGGTTACATTTTGGGTAGGGATCCGAAGCCTTTACCGCCTCCTATGAAGTTGAGCAGGGAAATGGTGGAGGCGATGGGAGGTGTGAATTCCGAACACTTCCAACAATTTAGGAAATTGTGTTATACTGCGTTTCTTCATTTAAGAAG gCATGCAAATTTGATgctaaatttattttcattgatgGTTGACGCCAGTGTTCCTGATATCGCTTTGGAACCGGATAAAGCAGTACGTAAAGTACAGGACAAATTGAGGTTAGATTTAGGAGAAGAAGAAGCCGTACAAcacatacaaaatttaatagAGACTTCAGTTACAGCTATAATGGCAGCTTTGGTCGAACAATTACATAAGattactcaatatataagaaaatag